The region GCCTCAGTTCCCCTTTCACATCTTCTAGCCCTAGCACAACAAAGGAATCGCAGACAAATTGCTCAATTCCATAACGAGTGAGCGAGTTAGTTCCATCAGGCGATTCGGAAATGAGAAGAGAGGTCATATCCATCTCTTTCAGTTCTGTAGCAAAAACAAAAAGTTCCCGTCTTAACTCCTCAATATTCGAATAATAAAGTCCTAGAGCAGTAATTGAATCGACAACGCATCGCTTTGCATTTGTAAGCTTCTGGATGTTTTTTATCACTTTAGCAACGGAAGAGAAATTTACCATACCTTTTTCAATCTCCTTTGATATTGCTTCTTTCCGCATAGCACCTAAATCCATTATGAGGATATTGTTGTTTTTCTGATGTTCTAAAAGGTTAAATTTGTAGTTATTCATCGCCCGCTCTATATTCGCTCTGCTTTCCTCTAAAGTGATGTAAATGCCTTTTTCCCCATTTTTCACA is a window of Thermoplasmata archaeon DNA encoding:
- a CDS encoding ATPase domain-containing protein, producing MIIKSGIPGLDEMLGGGIPARTVNLICGPAGSAKTLFGMQFLLGGVKNGEKGIYITLEESRANIERAMNNYKFNLLEHQKNNNILIMDLGAMRKEAISKEIEKGMVNFSSVAKVIKNIQKLTNAKRCVVDSITALGLYYSNIEELRRELFVFATELKEMDMTSLLISESPDGTNSLTRYGIEQFVCDSFVVLGLEDVKGELRRTIMVRKMRFAKHDTTKHPIVITPEGIVIQADTKIF